Below is a window of Candidatus Cloacimonadota bacterium DNA.
GTTTCAGGTCGATGGTGGCGATCCGGATGATGTCGTTTTCGTTCAGATACACCTTGTCTTCGATCATTTCCCCGTTCACGAAGGTCCCGTTCGAGGAAAGGTTGTCCTCGATGATGAATTTGCCGTTGCGGCTCAGCAGGATGGCGTGCTCGGCCGAAACGCCGGGAAGCTTCAGCTGGATGTCGCAGCCCGGGGCGCTGCCGATCACGTGGCGGCCCTGATAGACCTTGAAATCCAGGCCGTTGGCATCCACATCGAAGGTCACCAGCCAGCCGGTGAGCATCCGGTTCACCTGCGGACGCGGTTTTCCGTCCGTGGCGGGAGCGGCGCCGGGAACGGCTTCCGGCCTGCCCAGGATCACGGTTTTGTCGTTGAGCGGGGCTCCCGGTCCGGAACCGCTTGGCCCCAGCTTCGGTTTGGCGGTGTCCAGCCTGGTTTTGTCGGCTTCATCGCCCATCCTGGCGGTGGGTGCTTGGCCCAGATTCGCCGTGCGGGGCGGAGGGCAATGCGGGCAGGAAGGCAGGCTGGCATCGTAATCGTGGCCGTTCGGGCAGGTGCGCAGGTTGCTGCGCAGCGCTTTGCCGCAGGATTTGCAGAAAGTGGCGTGGTCGGGATTGGTGGCGTTGCACGCGGGGCATTTCATGATACTCTCCATATCTGTTTATTAGCTTCAGTGGGCTTGGAATCTGGCCGGGGGATGGAATATCCCCGCGGATAGAAGCGGAGGGAAAGGGGCGGACCCCCACCGCCACAGGACGCTGGCGCGCCCGCTGGCGGCTGGCCAAAAATACCTTCAGGCAGATATCGCATCGAACCTCCATCACCCTTTCTCATGATGATTCCAGGGGCGCGGCCGCTCAAGGCCGCGTTCGAAAACTAACGCCCGAAAACCAATAAGTTGTCAAGCGAAACTTCACTCCGCTGGAGTCGAGCGAGATACGAGCATCGACTACAGCAGAACCGGGGCATTCACATTTCATACGGATTTACGGATTGAACGGATTTACGGATTTTAACATCACCACCCCGCTGGCGTCGAGCGACGCAGGAGCATCGACTACAGCAGAACATCCCTCTCCCCGCCTCAAACGCACGTCATTCCGGACGCAGGTGCTTCAGCGCCGGAGATCCGTCGGGGTCCTCGCCGGACAACTTGTTGGCCGGTGGGGTGAATCGAATCCAGACCTGGCGGGAATAGCCCATCCCAGTCTCAGGCCAATGCGGGGTCGATCCAGACGTAGTCTGCATCGACACCCTCCCAGGGCATTACCCACACCGTCTGGATTCCGGGCCCGACTGCGTCGTCCCGGAATGACGAAGCGGCTGAAGGCGTAGCGCAGCATGCCAAT
It encodes the following:
- a CDS encoding FHA domain-containing protein, with the translated sequence MKCPACNATNPDHATFCKSCGKALRSNLRTCPNGHDYDASLPSCPHCPPPRTANLGQAPTARMGDEADKTRLDTAKPKLGPSGSGPGAPLNDKTVILGRPEAVPGAAPATDGKPRPQVNRMLTGWLVTFDVDANGLDFKVYQGRHVIGSAPGCDIQLKLPGVSAEHAILLSRNGKFIIEDNLSSNGTFVNGEMIEDKVYLNENDIIRIATIDLKLKTV